A single genomic interval of Penicillium psychrofluorescens genome assembly, chromosome: 2 harbors:
- a CDS encoding uncharacterized protein (ID:PFLUO_002863-T1.cds;~source:funannotate): protein MQAALPSLSPREAIADALYRAVLALDTADLALLNSSLTPDVLFDMDGHTTEGLDAFQSQLYDKISKLDTTHFVNNLRINFVEGASSATMTASVLSQHYRPNTGKVPGATYFMGGSLYFIDVVKDDTEGLWKIKSWRMKVTWTTGDPDVMA, encoded by the coding sequence ATGCAAGCCGCTCTTCCTTCCCTATCCCCTCGGGAGGCCATTGCCGACGCCCTCTATCGTGCCGTGCTCGCCCTTGATACAGCCGACCTGGCTCTTCTCAACAGTTCCCTCACGCCGGATGTGCTCTTCGACATGGACGGACATACTACGGAAGGCCTCGACGCATTCCAGAGCCAACTCTACGACAAGATCTCCAAGTTGGACACCACCCACTTCGTCAACAATTTGCGAATCAACTTTGTCGAAGGTGCATCGAGCGCGACCATGACAGCTTCGGTCCTTTCGCAGCACTATCGTCCTAACACCGGTAAGGTTCCGGGAGCGACCTATTTTATGGGAGGATCATTGTACTTCATTGATGTGGTCAAGGACGACACGGAAGGGCTGTGGAAGATTAAAagctggaggatgaaggTCACCTGGACGACGGGGGACCCTGACGTGATGGCTTAA
- a CDS encoding uncharacterized protein (ID:PFLUO_002865-T1.cds;~source:funannotate), with protein sequence MTSRTCAAVVVGAGPAGVAAVGNLLERQLGTIAWIDPTFEAGRVNRKYREVPSNTRVALFSAFATATKPFQTVVDNTPKPNPFSTLAKLDQEKPCHLHHAADMVRSLTDGLVKMEQVQACRGFVTAANLSKSPSSASSASQWTVRVKQHGSSDELEINTSRLVLCTGSHPTHLPVPVPGLDIDYLDLDTVLKPSELRTILPTDSPSTVAVIGASHSAILALLNLLSLAQSSHPHLRVRWFTRHPLRYAEYKDGWILRDNTGLKGLAADFARSQLEDDKLATSEAGTVIRKIDCGGGPDREHAQYEQNLPACSHIVHAVGFTRDPLPKLSLNEQVPIKLEYDHESGRFHQPGSGDVVPGLYGAGIAFPERVVDPLGNVEYAVGFFKFMKYLKRVVPTWTAA encoded by the exons ATGACATCTCGCACCTGCGCCGCTGTGGTCGTGGGCGCCGGTCCCGCCGGTGTGGCCGCCGTGGGCAACCTGCTCGAGCGCCAACTCGGCACCATCGCCTGGATCGATCCCACCTTCGAGGCCGGCCGCGTGAACCGCAAATACCGCGAGGTCCCATC CAACACCAGGGTCGCCCTGTTCTCGGCCTTTGCCACGGCCACCAAGCCCTTCCAGACAGTCGTCGACAACACCCCCAAACCAAACCCGTTCTCCACCCTCGCCAAGCTCGACCAGGAGAAGCCCTGCCATCTGCATCATGCCGCGGACATGGTGCGCTCCCTGACAGACGGCCTAGTCAAGATGGAGCAAGTCCAAGCGTGTCGCGGATTCGTGACGGCTGCCAACCTGTCCAAATCACCCTCATCTGCCTCTTCTGCGTCGCAGTGGACAGTCCGTGTCAAGCAGCACGGCTCTTCCGACGAACTGGAGATCAACACCTCCCGCCTCGTCCTCTGCACAGGCAGCCACCCGACCCACCTCCCAGTCCCGGTGCCAGGGCTAGACATCGACTATCTCGATCTCGACACAGTCCTCAAACCGTCTGAGCTGCGCACCATCCTCCCCACCGACTCCCCCTCCACCGTCGCCGTCATCGGCGCCAGCCACAGCGCCATTCTCGCCCTCCTGAACCTACTCAGCCTAGCCCAGTCCTCGCACCCGCATCTGCGCGTACGATGGTTCACGCGCCATCCCCTGCGGTACGCAGAGTACAAGGACGGCTGGATCCTGCGCGACAACACAGGCCTCAAGGGTCTAGCCGCGGACTTTGCGCGCTCCCAGCTGGAAGACGATAAGCTGGCTACCTCGGAGGCTGGCACGGTTATCCGCAAGATcgactgcggcggcggcccGGACAGGGAGCACGCGCAGTATGAGCAGAATCTGCCTGCTTGTTCGCATATCGTGCACGCGGTGGGATTCACTCGCGATCCATTGCCGAAACTGTCTCTTAACGAGCAGGTGCCTATTAAGCTGGAGTACGACCATGAGTCTGGCCGGTTTCACCAGCCCGGTTCGGGCGACGTCGTGCCGGGGTTATATGGAGCCGGTATCGCTTTCCCCGAGCGTGTGGTTGATCCCCTTGGGAATGTCGAGTATGCGGTTGGGTTCTTTAAGTTTATGAAGTACTTGAAGCGGGTTGTTCCTACGTGGACCGCGGCATGA
- a CDS encoding uncharacterized protein (ID:PFLUO_002869-T1.cds;~source:funannotate) yields MSAYPLPNPQRYITDNDDSGNSFFSKAVNESLPVVNDLGGALMRIGYTTDRPPVSLTADNDLDLYETALTDVPSLVKPGGGANVWYIDTPPDSASPMHRTVSLDFVIQVYGEIELTLSNGEQRIIKEGDLTIQRSTLHQWRNPSKTKWSRMVGVMTESRPVVTKDNGTLAAEFPKH; encoded by the coding sequence ATGTCTGCCTATCCGCTTCCCAATCCCCAGCGCTACATCACCGACAACGATGATAGTGGCAACTCTTTTTTCTCTAAGGCCGTCAACGAGTCCCTGCCCGTCGTGAACGATCTTGGCGGTGCTTTGATGAGAATAGGCTACACCACTGACCGTCCGCCGGTAAGCCTTACAGCCGACAACGATCTCGACCTTTACGAAACCGCCCTGACTGATGTCCCTTCTTTGGTGAAAcccggtggtggtgccaaTGTCTGGTATATCGATACACCCCCAGACTCCGCGAGCCCCATGCACCGTACCGTCAGTCTGGACTTCGTCATCCAGGTATACGGTGAGATAGAGCTTACGCTGTCCAACGGCGAGCAGCGGATCATCAAAGAAGGCGACCTGACTATCCAACGCTCGACCCTGCACCAGTGGCGAAACCCAAGTAAGACAAAGTGGTCACGCATGGTGGGAGTGATGACCGAATCACGGCCAGTGGTTACCAAAGATAACGGCACATTGGCTGCAGAGTTTCCCAAGCACTGA
- a CDS encoding uncharacterized protein (ID:PFLUO_002864-T1.cds;~source:funannotate), whose protein sequence is MLPFRRFWNQLQQILVAEPTTPADSSDTPAPKADATVWDVLKVRYILRNKISRPLPEELVDIILDSAEYWASAEVEMSQGERIVHKDRDQVILKTVPLCYDRASLASSSVPTPLPHRGKYPCRKIIFHISSHDQGGSGNRPRENMYEGSWTWFDTEVIRAAHLKNMYKDDKEQEVLENEGGQVARHFGPENPKLLPRGDKLQSNKAHVSKLQEHHIVWHYLDNVSPDSPEAEEVERMQGRGSLTLDGRGVRELEVGDSIAVWARARFPWWLNRVARARVQIYWAI, encoded by the coding sequence atgctGCCCTTCCGCCGCTTTTGGAACCAGCTCCAACAAATCTTAGTAGCAGAACCCACCACCCCGGCCGACTCCAGCGATACTCCCGCTCCAAAAGCCGATGCCACCGTGTGGGACGTACTCAAAGTCCGCTATATCCTACGAAACAAGATCAGCCGCCCACTCCCGGAGGAACTAGTCGATATAATCCTCGACTCGGCGGAGTACTGGGCCAGCGCAGAAGTGGAGATGTCACAAGGCGAGCGCATCGTCCACAAAGACCGCGACCAAGTAATCCTGAAAACCGTCCCCCTCTGCTACGACCGCGCAAGTCTAGCGTCCAGCTCCGTACCAACCCCCTTACCTCACCGGGGCAAGTACCCCTGCCGAaaaatcatcttccacatTTCATCGCACGACCAAGGCGGCAGCGGCAACCGCCCACGCGAGAATATGTACGAGGGGTCCTGGACCTGGTTCGACACAGAGGTGATCCGCGCCGCGCATCTGAAAAATATGTATAAAGACGACAAGGAGCAAGAGGTCCTGGAGAATGAGGGCGGGCAGGTAGCGAGGCATTTTGGGCCTGAGAATCCGAAGCTCTTGCCACGAGGTGATAAGTTGCAGTCGAATAAGGCTCATGTGTCGAAGCTGCAGGAGCATCATATCGTTTGGCATTATCTAGATAATGTGTCGCCGGACTCGcctgaggcggaggaggtggaaCGGATGCAGGGCCGGGGGAGTCTGACGCTGGATGGACGGGGGGTGCGAGAGTTGGAGGTGGGTGATTCCATTGCGGTGTGGGCACGGGCGAGGTTTCCCTGGTGGTTGAATCGGGTGGCACGGGCACGGGTGCAAATCTACTGGGCAATATAG
- a CDS encoding uncharacterized protein (ID:PFLUO_002862-T1.cds;~source:funannotate) yields MGKSKSKSKSQSSKTDASSTLPFLGASAALDPTLSSLFEKSAGPVKAPVIPESFTVFKAKQREDADLDQDEEQQQSADSDDEVMEDASDASESGSADEEQSAEPQGRKRKRAGAEEDLEESYMRRIAKEEQKADDKRKEEQAKRLKKVDQDDGEKAGEDVEGSEQSDEEAASGTGEDDEDLSPAPVHESVAKSTSEVEKSNRTVFLGNVSTEAIKSKSGKKTLLRHLASFCASLPESSGPHKVESIRFRSVPFSSGGGLPKRASYAKMEILDETTPSTNAYAVYTTTQAARKAPAALNGTVVLDRHLRVDSIAHPAEIDNKRCVFVGNLDFVDKEVEDAEPGKKRKTRAAADVEEGLWRTFNGHTGGKDKKKTGKGAVEFVRVIRDRSTRVGKGFAYVQFYDGNGVEQALLLNEKKFPPMLPRKLRVTRARKMAKKRDGNNNDGGERKMGKAQKTMQGRAGKLLGRSAAHQIKTDGKSSIAANGFVFEGHRATEGSARVKVKTKSRGSKGKPKTRSSRRAAAYRASGGQ; encoded by the exons ATGGGcaagtccaagtccaagtccaagtcgCAGTCCTCCAAGACCGATGCGTCTAGCACTCTGCCCTTCCTCGGGGCCAGCGCAGCTCTGGACCCAACGCTGTCCTCGTTGTTCGAGAAGAGT GCTGGACCTGTGAAGGCACCCGTCATCCCCGAATCATTCACGGTTTTCAAAGCCAAGCAGCGCGAGGATGCAGATCTagaccaggacgaggagcagcagcaatcgGCTGACTCTGACGACGAAGTGATGGAGGATGCCTCCGACGCCAGCGAATCTGGAAGTGCGGACGAGGAACAATCCGCAGAGCCACAGGGCCGGAAACGAAAGAGGGCTGGCGCTGAGGAGGACCTGGAGGAATCATATATGCGTCGCATCgccaaggaggagcagaaagcCGATGATaagaggaaggaggagcaggctaAGCGGCTGAAGAAAGTTGACCAAGACGATGGCGAGAAGGCTGGCGAGGATGTCGAAGGGAGCGAACAgtccgacgaagaagcagcaTCAGGGAccggcgaggacgacgaagaccTGTCCCCCGCCCCGGTGCACGAAAGCGTGGCGAAGAGCACCAGCGAAGTGGAAAAGTCCAACCGCACGGTATTCCTAGGCAATGTCTCGACGGAAGCGATCAAATCCAAgtcgggcaagaagacccTGCTGCGGCACCTGGCATCCTTCTGTGCATCTCTACCGGAATCTAGCGGCCCGCACAAAGTCGAGTCGATCCGATTCCGCTCCGTccccttctccagcggcggcggcctgcCCAAGCGCGCGTCGTACGCCAAGATGGAAATTCTCGACGAGACCACCCCCAGCACGAACGCCTACGCCGTCTACACTACCACCCAGGCCGCGCGCAAGGCCCCCGCTGCATTGAACGGGACCGTCGTTCTGGACCGCCATCTCCGCGTCGATAGTATCGCGCACCCCGCGGAAATCGACAACAAGCGGTGTGTCTTTGTCGGTAATCTGGACTTTGTGGACAAGGAAGTTGAGGATGCCGAGCCCggcaagaagaggaagaccCGGGCTGCtgccgatgtcgaggagGGCCTGTGGCGGACCTTCAACGGGCACACGGGTgggaaagacaagaagaagaccgggAAGGGCGCCGTCGAGTTTGTGCGCGTGATCCGCGACCGGTCGACGCGCGTGGGCAAGGGATTCGCCTACGTGCAGTTCTACGATGGAAACGGGGTGGAGCAAGCGCTACTGCTGAACGAGAAGAAATTCCCGCCGATGCTGCCGCGCAAATTGCGGGTGACGCGCGCCAGAAAAATGGCGAAGAAGCGGGATGGCAACAATAATGACGGCGgcgagaggaagatgggCAAGGCGCAGAAGACGATGCAGGGTCGGGCGGGCAAGTTGCTGGGGCGGTCGGCCGCGCATCAGATCAAGACGGATGGGAAGAGCTCCATTGCGGCGAATGGCTTTGTGTTTGAGGGTCATCGTGCGACGGAGGGCTCGGCCCGTGTGAAGGTCAAGACGAAGAGCCGCGGGTCCAAGGGGAAGCCGAAGACTCGCAGCAGTAGGCGGGCGGCGGCGTATCGAGCTTCTGGGGGGCAGTAG
- a CDS encoding uncharacterized protein (ID:PFLUO_002870-T1.cds;~source:funannotate): protein MFGSLSILQGLGDEFNQADDVLPPRKQADRLVYLYWHYLEPLEPLLDEKQFHRSYQMLFTGGELDGDMPARVNAITAEGKFKYDVLSPCLALTTSEGDTLGCWVIGTCSMLASNQSLSAVYQKSTSNVDGAGFSGASSSKSWSSRFRRRFI from the exons ATGTTTGGATCTTTATCAATTCTGCAAGGTCTAGGTGATGAGTTCAATCAGGCAGATGATGTATTACCACCGCGTAAACAGGCCGACCGGCTGGTCTACCTGTATTGGCACTATCTGGAACCCCTAGAGCCTCTTCTTGACGAGAAGCAATTTCACCGCTCCTACCAAATGCTCTTCACCGGTGGAGAGCTCGACGGGGATATGC ctgCAAGAGTCAACGCCATCACAGCCGAGGGAAAATTCAAGTACGACGTTCTTTCTCCGTGCTTGGCGCTTACTACGTCCGAAGGCGATACTCTGGGATGCTGGGTCATTGGAACTTGTTCAATGCTTGCTTCTAATCAGTCGCTATCTGCAGTGTACCAGAAATCTACATCAAACGTGGATGGCGCTGGGTTCAGCGGTGCGTCTAGCTCAAAGTCTTGGTCTTCACGCTTCCGGCGACGCTTTATCTAG
- a CDS encoding uncharacterized protein (ID:PFLUO_002868-T1.cds;~source:funannotate) codes for MVIWFGSRLSKFAVLILCLVIAFVIHQSSFAIESAFTSPISESLDIIERCIPDDTEPLKNPESVAESKIPNTIHQIWKTTDVRTFSKEMEASYKVWKDKTRPFNYTVKLWTDDDVLKLVKSKYPWLLSTYEAYSHNIQRADIARLVVLHAEGGLYADLDVFPRDVTKIQCLQRLGLPTIFAPTSGTSGLSNHFIMAERGSSFLKWALYKAKRRAATSQHILLPYLQVFWSTGPTMVTAAFQEYAWLYSGQHHYLGLLDDGYVRAVVGHAAGRSWQGPDGQALNYLADHNGSLMVVIFVLMMIFGLVCVVKRGFLIIVGGFLHRIISGGTRGSSWSSS; via the coding sequence ATGGTTATTTGGTTCGGAAGCAGACTGAGCAAGTTTGCTGTGCTTATTCTTTGTCTCGTCATTGCTTTCGTTATCCATCAGTCCAGCTTTGCAATTGAGTCTGCCTTCACCAGTCCGATATCCGAGTCACTTGATATAATCGAAAGATGCATCCCCGATGACACCGAGCCCTTGAAGAATCCCGAGTCAGTTGCAGAATCGAAAATACCGAACACCATTCACCAAATATGGAAAACCACCGATGTCCGAACATTTTCTAAGGAAATGGAAGCGTCCTACAAAGTGTGGAAGGACAAGACTAGGCCGTTCAACTACACAGTCAAGCTCTGGACCGATGACGACGTCCTCAAACTCGTTAAGTCCAAGTACCCTTGGCTTCTCTCCACATACGAAGCGTACTCTCACAACATCCAACGCGCCGACATCGCTAGGCTAGTCGTCCTCCACGCAGAAGGTGGTCTCTACGCAGACCTAGACGTTTTCCCGCGCGACGTCACAAAGATTCAATGCCTCCAACGCCTCGGGCTGCCGACCATCTTTGCGCCTACGTCGGGGACCTCCGGTCTTAGCAACCACTTCATTATGGCCGAGCGCGGGTCCTCGTTCCTGAAGTGGGCGCTCTACAAGGCTAAGCGGCGAGCTGCGACATCGCAACACATTCTTCTGCCGTATCTACAAGTGTTTTGGTCCACAGGTCCGACGATGGTGACGGCGGCGTTTCAAGAGTACGCATGGCTATATAGCGGACAGCATCACTACCTGGGGCTTCTGGACGATGGATACGTCCGCGCGGTGGTAGGGCACGCGGCTGGGAGGTCGTGGCAGGGGCCGGATGGGCAGGCTTTGAACTACTTGGCGGATCACAATGGCTCGTTGATGGTTGTCATTTTTGTTCTTATGATGATATTCGGGCTTGTTTGTGTTGTCAAGAGAGGATTCTTGATTATAGTCGGAGGCTTTTTGCATAGGATAATTTCCGGGGGCACTAGAGGTTCTTCCTGGTCATCATCTTGA
- a CDS encoding uncharacterized protein (ID:PFLUO_002871-T1.cds;~source:funannotate), whose product MAFQLLGYILEKHAGEPFDTIIQKQILNPLGMNETTVFAPENSLNGVVPVSKEASGWSTRRSGTEASTSMFSSLRDLAIAGKAILNSTLLSSAQTRRWLKPVSHTSNPANSIGSPWVIYSGGNYPNTSMVDVYTVLSNEGYNEGLYSSYLGLVPDYGIGYAILSADTQAPADLNAQADKMQGILTGVIKTALNQAAKNFAGAYTASGNLNSSITVMYDSLPGLYIERFTSNGTNSRQMLAEIMGITKASNLSIRLYPTQLIEKNDSGSKQAFRAVLQDKTELADAGTATCVSWMDLDKFQHDGHGLDEFVFSLDSKGKALNVEIPALEMSLERK is encoded by the exons ATGGCCTTCCAACTCCTGGGCTATATATTGGAAAAGCACGCGGGGGAGCCTTTCGACACGATTATCCAGAAGCAGATCTTAAACCCTCTGGGAATGAATGAGACTACTGTGTTTGCACCGGAGAACTCATTGAATGGGGTCGTCCCAGTTAGCAAGGAAGCCAGTGGCTGGTCAACCCGTCGATCAGGGACTGAAGC ATCGACGTCCATGTTCAGTAGTCTAAGGGACCTCGCCATTGCCGGAAAGGCCATTCTAAACTCAACCCTGCTCTCCTCAGCCCAAACACGCCGCTGGTTGAAGCCTGTCTCACACACTTCAAACCCAGCCAACTCTATCGGTAGCCCATGGGTCATCTACAGCGGTGGCAATTACCCGAATACTTCGATGGTGGACGTGTATACCGTCCTGAGTAACGAAGGATACAACGAGGGCCTCTACAGCTCGTATCTCGGCCTGGTACCAGACTACGGGATTGGCTACGCGATCCTATCTGCCGACACCCAAGCGCCTGCTGACTTGAATGCACAGGCAGACAAAATGCAAGGCATACTGACCGGAGTCATAAAGACGGCCCTGAATCAGGCCGCAAAAAACTTTGCCGGTGCGTATACGGCATCTGGCAATCTCAATTCATCCATCACTGTCATGTATGATTCGCTGCCAGGGCTGTACATTGAGCGATTTACAAGTAACGGCACGAATTCCCGGCAGATGCTGGCGGAGATCATGGGTATTACCAAGGCATCAAACCTGAGTATTCGATTATACCCAACTCAGCTGATTGAGAAGAATGACTCGGGATCCAAACAGGCTTTTAGGGCAGTTCTCCAAGACAAGACAGAACTCGCGGATGCCGGCACTGCGACGTGTGTCTCCTGGATGGACCTGGACAAGTTTCAGCATGATGGGCATGGACTGGATGAATTCGTCTTCTCGCTAGACTCTAAGGGCAAAGCTCTCAACGTCGAGATTCCGGCTCTGGAAATGTCTCTGGAGAGGAAGTAA
- a CDS encoding uncharacterized protein (ID:PFLUO_002867-T1.cds;~source:funannotate), whose translation MSAVQTITKPVQPEIQYHPNFEQYQARTRLRKETESLPTSLPAGFPQKLVSPLVWEGKDVENRSDWIYQLSDAQLDEIDAALKSFKALNKPLGHVNESTFPLPNLRPVLRNLSREIHSGRGFVVIRGLRIDDYSREDNIIIYTGVSSHIGSIRGRQQDTRLQNGTSPMLSHIKDLTNTVDKGKIGAPSNTADKQVFHTDAGDIVSLLCLSPAAEAGESYLSSSWNVYNILAKERPDLIHTLSQDWPVDGFNNPEKPYTLRPLLYHQPATATTPERVLIQYARRYFTGFLSQPRSTEIPPITEAQAEALDALHFLAEEHRASLGFQKGDVQYVNNLSIFHARNGFRDEPGKERHLLRLWLRDPENAWATPEPLQHRWDTVYKDVTEDEQTFPLEPALRKNLGS comes from the exons ATGTCTGCCGTTCAAACCATCACCAAGCCTGTTCAGCCGGAGATCCAGTATCATCCGAACTTCGAGCAATATCAAGCACGTACCCGTCTTCGCAAGGAGACAGAGTCGCTGCCGACTAGCTTGCCGGCAGGATTTCCTCAGAAACTGGTTTCGCCGCTCGTTTGGGAGGGAAAAGACGTTGAGAACCGGAGTGACTGGATTTATCAGCTGAGTGATGCTCAACTGGATGAGATCGATGCTGCCCTGAAAAGTTTCAAAG CCCTGAACAAGCCATTGGGACACGTTAACGAGTCAACTTTCCCTCTTCCGAATCTTCGTCCGGTCCTGAGGAATCTCTCCAGAGAAATCCACAGCGGTCGAGGATTCGTTGTTATCCGTGGCCTCCGCATCGATGACTATTCTCGAGAGGACAATATCATAATCTACACCGGAGTTTCCTCCCATATCGGAAGCATTCGTGGCCGTCAGCAGGACACACGACTACAAAATGGAACCTCTCCGATGCTGTCCCATATCAAGGATCTTACCAACACTGTGGACAAAGGGAAGATTGGTGCGCCTTCCAACACCGCTGACAAGCAGGTCTTCCACACCGATGCAGGAGATATTGTTTCCCTGCTCTGCTTGAGTCCTGCCGCGGAAGCGGGCGAGAGCTATctgtccagcagctggaaTGTGTACAACATTCTTGCAAAGGAGCGACCTGACTTAATCCACACTTTGTCGCAGGATTGGCCGGTGGACGG GTTTAACAACCCTGAGAAGCCGTACACGCTTCGTCCGCTCCTGTATCACCAACCAGCCACCGCAACGACTCCCGAGCGAGTCCTCATTCAGTATGCCCGGAGATACTTTACGGGATTCCTCTCCCAGCCTAGGTCTACCGAAATTCCTCCGATAACCGAAGCGCAGGCAGAAGCATTGGACGCTCTGCACTTTCTGGCAGAGGAACATCGGGCCTCGCTGGGCTTCCAGAAAGGCGATGTGCAATATGTCAACAATCTCAGTATTTTCCATGCACGGAACGGATTTAGGGATGAGCCTGGAAAAGA ACGGCATCTTCTGCGACTCTGGCTTCGGGACCCTGAGAATGCTTGGGCGACTCCTGAACCGCTGCAACACCGCTGGGATACAGTCTACAAAGATGTTACAGAGGATGAACAGACGTTTCCTCTAGAGCCTGCTCTGCGAAAGAATTTAGGTTCGTAA
- a CDS encoding uncharacterized protein (ID:PFLUO_002866-T1.cds;~source:funannotate): MVPDSVSRPQLPGVAIAEQQPKQNNYGAKPKRSLDYIIKSGLAGGLAGCAAKSVVAPLDRVKILFQTSTPEYTRYRGSWHGFLSAISVIRRNEGTRGLFKGHSATLLQKFPYAAINFLGYEQIRATLIPSKDKETPFRRLLSGSLAGVVSVLFTYPFDLIRVRMAIEISHQHRSSMRAVCRQIYHEHSHPHPPSAAAATDPHDSLFNKLSQRVKLANFYRGFSPTLLGMIPYAGMSFFTHDQVGDWLRSPALAPYTTIPNSVTKPGSRHAGRPQLIAPAELSAGALAGVVAQTTSYPFEVLRRRMQVGGHRLGVGGTCRKMWAENGFRGFWVGLTIGYVKVVPLVATSFLVYERLKWAFGI; encoded by the exons ATGGTCCCAGATAGTGTGAGCAGGCCACAATTGCCAGGCGTCGCAATAGCCGAGCAGcaaccaaaacaaaacaacTATGGAGCCAAACCGAAGCGGAGTCTCGACTATATCATCAAGAGCGGGCTGGCCGGCGGGCTGGCAGGATGCGCC GCGAAATCCGTGGTCGCACCGCTCGACCGCGTCAAAATTCTCTTTCAAACATCAACCCCAGAATACACCCGCTACAGAGGCAGCTGGCACGGCTTCCTGTCCGCCATCTCGGTGATCAGACGCAATGAAGGCACGCGCGGTCTATTCAAGGGCCACTCCGCGACTCTGCTTCAAAAATTCCCGTACGCGGCGATCAACTTCCTTGGATACGAACAGATCCGCGCAACGCTCATCCCGTCCAAGGATAAAGAGACGCCATTCCGCAGACTTCTGTCCGGCAGCCTTGCGGGCGTGGTCTCGGTCTTGTTTACTTATCCGTTCGATCTCATCCGCGTGCGAATGGCAATTGAGATCAGCCATCAGCACCGGTCTTCGATGAGGGCTGTTTGCCGGCAGATCTACCACGAGCATtcacatcctcatcctcccagtGCCGCAGCCGCAACCGACCCACACGACTCACTGTTCAACAAACTCAGCCAACGAGTCAAACTAGCAAACTTCTACCGCGGCTTCAGCCCCACGCTGCTCGGTATGATCCCGTACGCGGGCAtgtccttcttcacccacgACCAAGTCGGCGACTGGCTGCGCAGTCCAGCATTGGCACCGTACACCACGATCCCAAACTCGGTCACGAAACCCGGGTCCAGGCACGCAGGCCGCCCGCAGCTGATTGCCCCGGCAGAGTTATCCGCCGGCGCACTCGCCGGCGTGGTTGCGCAGACGACCTCGTATCCCTTCGAGGTcctgcggcggcggatgcAGGTGGGTGGTCATCGGCTGGGGGTTGGCGGGACGTGCCGCAAGATGTGGGCGGAGAATGGGTTCCGGGGGTTTTGGGTCGGATTGACCATTGGGTATGTTAAGGTGGTGCCGCTTGTTGCCACGAGTTTCTTGGTTTATGAGAGGCTGAAGTGGGCGTTTGGGATTTAA